DNA sequence from the Plasmodium brasilianum strain Bolivian I chromosome 4, whole genome shotgun sequence genome:
AAAGGGGAAacctaaaaattaaaaatcaGAGTGTGTACAACTTCATATACAGCAAAATGTATGAAAGTGCAAAAGAGAgcgataaaaaaaaacaaaacaaaaaggaagataatgaaataatagaaaagaaTAAGCAAATGAATAaggaaattaattttaaagaagGGCAACAGAACATGGTGGTAGTAGTAAATAGCAAAAGAATTCAACAAATAGACAAAGAACATTATATACTAGACACAAATAtagtacaaataataaatgatataaatacttatttGAAGAGAGAAAGAGAATATTTGAATAGAAAAATTGGTACGCATATAGATTCTACCTTTAAAAATCCTATGTAtgtaacattatatatatataataatcaaATACTAAAGGATATTATCATCCaagttataaatattattaaaaatgatttcgacaattctatatataaagatattgatgaaaatatgctaataaaaaatatgtttatctTAATATACTATTTGACATCAAGACCAAGTAAAGAATGGTTTGACTATTGGCATAGACACATGccttcttttaataataaaaaaagtaattacaatgtttataattatttacagATAGAAAAGAAAGACAGAAAGATATTCTCAAATGCATTAAagaatgatatatatataaaagaattacaGAAAAGATCAAATATTATAGAACAGTACCAAAATGGATTACAAAGTTTAAAGTGTTTGTTAGCTAGCAAAAACTTCCTGACCATGCTTAACGAGTTCAGGTACAACTGCCAGCTGTTCATTGATGCGGATTATAGGGGCATTGAGGAAAATGAGAAAGTTATAGAAATGCAAAGGAGGGATTGCGAATTAGTTGAGCAGAAGAGGAAACTAAAGGAGGAGCTTCAAGCATGTAGGGAGCAGTCCATGGAAGGGGAAGTGGACGGTCAGGAGGATGGACAAGCGGATGGACAAGCGGATGGACAGGAGGATGCAACAGAGTATGAACAACAATACGGACAAGAAGACGACGAAACTAACGCAAGTGATGGGAACGGAGTGAATGACTCTAACGCTGGTAACCTGCCAAAAAAGAAGAGCATCGTTCGAAACAAAATAGTAAACATTAAGAAGAAGATACACGAAATAAACGAGGAGTTGCTGgaaatttcaaattttttcttgGAGGACAAAAAGAAGAGAGAACAATTGATACATGAGTACAGGGGAAATATAACTCTGGTtcgaaatatattaacacagGTGTTGGGTATACGAAATCCTAAAGGAGGAAGTAAAGATATAAACTTGAACAATGTACATTATGCTATATTACAGAGTATTTTAGATAAACATAGTTCTCTTCACTTAATTATTGGTGAAATGAAACATCTATTTGATAAAGAgataaagaaatatgaaaatgaaaaaaatatacatatcccatatttgaaacaaaataCTATGAAAGAGATATGGGAATATGTTAGACTCTTTTATAACGTCATTTGCTACATCGATCCGATCGATTTGGTCAAGTCCCTCACGTATCAGAAGGGGAAAATTATGGCGACCAAGGGCGGTTCCGCGGCAAGTACTAGCGGTGTAGGAGCAAGTACTAGCGGTGTAGGAGCAAGTACTAGCGGTGTAGGAGCAAGTACTAGCGGTGTAGGAGCAAGTACTAGCGGTGTAGGAGCAAGTGATCGATGCACAAACGCAAAGACAAGCCTAGGGGGAAGAGGAACAGACGGAAAAAGGGCCAACGCCCGGGGGAGCGCACCTACAAGAAACTACAAACGGGGTAGCTTTTTGAATTCTAGAAAAAACAATCTAATGATTATGCACTTATCTAGAATCAATCCATTATTAGCTAAGACCAAAGTTAGAAAACCTAATGAAGATAagcatatgaaaaaaaaaaaaaaaaatttatcgaAAGAAAAAGTTTAATAGATCATTATGAAAATTTCTCTTTTGATGATTtgtcttttaatatatttgaagaagaggattcttttaaaaaatatgatatactTAACATATTTGATCACAAAAATTTGTACAAAGTGCAAGATTTCATTAATACGATTGTAGgaataaatgaagaattCGAAGGTGTGTATGATGATGGTGGTTGTTCTAGTGGTGTCAAGTGTAGAGATACCTATGATAGGAAGGGAAGTAAAAAGGACAAGAGAAGAAGTTATGATAGCAGTAATGGTGATATAGATGACAATGCTAACTATCATCATGCTGCTTTTAGTAAGACTGATAACCGGAACTACGATGGGTTTAATTACTGTCTGAAAGTTTTTCTaaacatatgcataaaaGATTTGAGGAGGTGTATTATGGAGTACTACAATTACCAGTGGGATGTTAAAATCATTTTGAATATACACGCATGGATAGTTACATATTACACGAACTTTTATGTTTATGAAAATAGGAAGAGATTGAACAATGCTAGGATAAGAATAAGAAGTTCTAAGGAAGGAGAAACAcaaagaagaaaaggaaatGAGGAAAACACTCCTAACAGTAAAAGAGTAGAGTCAAACATAGATGAGGATAAAAATTGCAATAGTATATATAGAAGTACTGTGTTCATATCTCGTATACAAATGGTCTTAGGAATGCAAATGTATATTGGTGAGAATAGTTTACATTCCGAATTTCTATGTGATACGTTTCATcgtataataaaagaagaaaagatgAGTAAAAATAGTAGTAAAGTTATACTGTGTTGTTTAAGATGTTTATATGCAGATttgaatttaataaatttgcaTGCCTTATCTACTGATGATAATGTAAAGACTATTTGTAAATCGTCTTTAgattatttgttaaaaagaaatattttgaatactCTAAGTTGGGTactcaaaaattttaaagttatgagtcatgaaaaaaatatattcatttattcgtTAAAATGTAGTTTGTTAATTATTCAGCTTTTGGAAAAGCTAGGAGGTACTACTTACATTGTTAAGGAGAGTAAACGGATATATGATGAGGAGGAAGACGAGGACGAGGAGGAGGAATACGCATATGACAGGGAAAAAGGGTTGATGAATCATCCTAACAGAAGCAGAGCGTATGGAAATAGGTATGGCAGCAGGCATGGCCAGAATAGTGATAATAAGGATCAGTACCACTACAACGACTCGATGGAGCGAATAAACGTGTGTGACCTAGTGGATGAAATTTACAGTGGGAAAATTGTAAACATCTGTATGcaaatattagaaaatttCAAAAGAAACAGTATACATATTAACGATTTAATTATAACGTACTTTGAGCATTTAATaaagcataaaaataatgaatataattttcttttatttctagACGTTAAGTATTTCCTTATCTTTGGAAATATAATGAATGATGAACAATGTTATTCATGTCCTCAATACTATTGGATAATGAATTtctttgaaaatattattggctgtttttttaaattatggaataataattatttcttaCCTACCGAGCTTTTTTTTAGTAAGGACGTGAATAAGAATTTATCTAGTCTACTAAGTGAGAAATACatgttttctatttttagTAATTATAATGAAGGGAATGATGTTTATATCTATGATGAATTAACTAAAGGGACTAATATCAATGATATATTTGTTGAGTTAAATAATAGAAAGAGATTAGAAGCACTCGAGTGGTCAAAAGAAGATGTTCAAAATTTGAAGCTTTACTTTAAACAGTTCAAACACATGCACAATTTTATACCCTTCATAAGTGAAATGCTCAACAAGTCATCCAATACTGTCAAGAACCaacttatttatttgaattatattGATAAAAGGGGCAATGTGATCGACCAGCATGATTATATGGCATCGTCGTCGAGAAGTGGGTCGTCAAGAAGTGGGTCGTCGAGAAGTGGGTCGTCGAGAAGTTGGTCTTCAAGAAGTGCATCATCTACCGCTTCCGTTTCTAAATTGTCGTATGATCCTTCAAAGAGGAGAAGCAGAAATGTTGAATCATCAAAGTCAAAATTGACAAAGGATtatttgaaaagaaaaaataaactacCGCTACTTTACACCATTTATAgactaaaaaaattaaatgaaccAAATGAGAAAGATGATTCACCATTAACGTCAAACGAAATAAATTGCGATATTTGCACCGTTTTGGGAGAAATAAACATAAGCCTAAAATCTTTATACGAATTGAAAAAGCtatctaaaaataaatatttttctaatagaGCTTTAGCTTTTGACATTCCTCTAAGTATGTCGAGGGATTTGTTAGAACATCCATATTTTAAGAAACTTCTTAAACTGCTGGgttttatttacaataaaCACAGCAACGAATGGGTGCTCAATGAAAATGTAGACGTAGACGTATTTCGAAAAATGATAGATAAGTTCGAAGAATTGCACGAACTACCGATTGAGCAATTGAGGGAGCGACTAAGCGGTGTCAAGAAGGGGGAATCGGGCGAAGGGAATGAGCAGTGGGACGAGTATCAGGATGAACAACTGAATGAACCCTCAGATGAACAGCGGGAAGATCATATGCATGATCCCAAAATGAAAGGCGAACCGGATGAAGAAGAAACGAGATGGAGTGATAAACATGCTTTTATGGAAGAGCATGAATTAGTCATGTTACATCCAGCAAAGGTAAAGGGGATGTTTAATTTGTtgaaatgtatgtatgagtTTTTCATTGCTAATGATGATTACTGTAGGATGTTTTTCATCAACTTAACGAACACAATTGGTGATAAGTATACCAACATTTTGGATATGAAAACAAAGAAGGAAGGAGAAAAAGATAGGATATCAACTGATGGAGATAACACAAAAGAAGGTGAAAACGATACGAATAAAGTGGTACATCTATTTGATGACGTAGAAATGTATAGACTGTATTTGAATAAGGAGGAGAAGGATCTTATGAACAAGTGCCATAAGAGAGATGTATTTGAAAGAATACTCGAGTATCTAggcatttatgtatataaatcgGAAAGGCTAATTTTATCGAAAcacataaatgaaaagaaattttttgaaCGGATTAAAGTTATCAATGATTACAAAACATTGGGAGTACAGGATATACAAAATTTGATAAGCAAGAAGGAGGAGGaaataagggaaaaaaaaaaaaggaagagtGAGAATGGGGAGGAGAAGCAGAATGGAAAAGGAAGGGAAGATAAGGGAGAAAAAGACGGAATGATAGAGCGAGAggggaaggaaaaaaatcCAACTGCACACCAAAAATTTGGGTTCATAAAAGCTGTATGTGAATACTTAAACTATAGACATGTAACTACAAAGGGTGCACATAATGGAAAGAAGGAATGGGAGCAGCAAAAGATGGAAACACAGGAAGAGCAAGAAAAATACATGCAAGCACGCATGAATGAAGTATATTTTGGAGATGATAATATGTTGAATGCGCTTtacgaaaaattaaattcatggaataataaaaggaataaaaagaaaattgatGAAGATCAAAACTTTTTGCTCGACATAAAGGATATACTTATTTGTACTTCCATCGAACTGAATGATCATGCTAATGATGATACACaagataataatattgcTTCTAATAACAACTATATGACAGTTAtgtttcccttttttataaacatttgtCTGTCGTTAAAGGGAAAGTTAGCAGGAGATAATAATCAACTCGTTAAATGGGTTTGTGATGGCATACACAAAAGATGGCTACGAGTCAtgttaaaacttttttataatattctcTTCGATTCTGCATACAATACTGTGGGCAAGCTCTTTAgtgaatacaaaaatataaaagagatTTTGAACGACCACTCGCCCGATTTTCTGGACGCCCACAGGAATGACAGAAAGATGAAGAAGAACAGGAGGGTGGAGCATCTCGAGGAACAAGTTGATCTACAGGTAGGGGCAGAAGGAGCAGCGGTAGATGGAGGAGAAGGTGGACAAATCAAAAGAGCTGATGACGGGAAAATCGACCAGTTAAAAAGTCTTGATGCAAAAGCTGGATTGAGCGAAATGCACATTATCGCAGAGGAATcggatgaaaaaataaaattaaactaTATGCATAGCTTATCAAGGAACAGTGATATGAAAAATGATTCAGTAAATGAGTTAAGTAATGAAATTAACCATTTTGAGttcaaacaaaaaagaaaaatagacCATATGACACAAGTAGATTTTTCACACTTTGCacacttttttaaaaaaaggaaactagaaaatgtttatattaatacatataagaAGAATAGAAAAGATATTATTGAATCTTTAATtcgaaataaaaatatttatcagTATAAGGAGAGTGATATCATCAACAGGGTCAAGCAGGTCGTTGTTAAGGCCAGGCAGATGGCGTCCAACGGGGTACACAAAAGCGCACGTCGGCGCGtgtgcatgtacatatatacacattcatacataaatacatatatacatatatatatatgtacccattttctaatattttttctctctcTGCAGGACTTAAGGACTCGATGGAAATCCCGAGACGACGTACGGAAAATACTTTTGTTGTGAACACAGAAAGGAACGCGAGGTGCAAAATTTCGCTATCATTttagcatatttttattccatttttttaatattctgtCTACACACAAATATTCCTTTCCTTTGAGCATGTTTGTGTCATTCTGACGTAATACACTGAAAAATTAGTTTTTAaaagtctttttttttttttttttttttttttttgttttttcactCGCATAAATTTATCTACACGGGGTGAATATCaacgaaaataaaaaataaaaaataaaaaatatataaatataaaaaaaaaaaaaaagaagtgtTGTATAGCAAAATCGTCAGTAAATAAAGCATAGGAACGGGAGGTAtgtgaacaaataaataagtagGGTACACACACACGTCCACTTGATCACTTCAAGATTTCTGTGCCTCTTCTTTCTGTTTTCTCAGTCTGATAATTGTCGACTTTGCTGCAAGTGCTGCTGGGGTCGTTAAACTCCACGCGCCTCCACATACTTTTCTTTTGCATTTCTTACACTGCCATATACCAACGCACGTCCTTTTAGTAGCagtcttgaaaaaaaaaaaaaaaaaaaaaaaaaaaaagtgggGGGAGCATGAAAACGAATTAGCCAAATGGCAAATTAGCACATTAACAAATTAGCACATTAACAAATTAGCACATTAACAAATTAGCACATTAACAAATTAGCTTATTAACAAATTAGCACATTAACAAATTAGCACATTAACAAATTAGCACATTAACAAATTAGCACATTAACAAATTAGCACATTAACAAATTAGCACATTAGCAAATTAGCACATTAACAAATTAGCTTATTAACAAATTAGCACATTAACAAATTAGCACATTAACAAATTAGCACATTAACAAATTAGCACATTAACAAATTAGCACATTAACAAATTAGCACATTAACAAATTAGCACATTAACAAATTAGCACAATAACAAATTAGCACATTAACAAATTAGCTTATTAACAAATTAGCTTATTAACAAATTAGACGGTTGTGTAAATACGCGTTTAGTTAAATGGCATTTTTGCA
Encoded proteins:
- a CDS encoding hypothetical protein (conserved Plasmodium protein), with the protein product MSSISERFDEYDEESDDEHFEIKNKIGHSDDEKEGSEEYEEEEADELSDEEGEGDELEEEDEEAEEDDELNTYTIPNENIEDDIFNENNLLHAIKTREILEQDILVLFSNMLKKETVLNKDIKNNIGSENNNSNMSSRGRGNNTEDKNNIDDDCEDDHDSGRCNGHGGSHRVGNSWGKEPERGNLKIKNQSVYNFIYSKMYESAKESDKKKQNKKEDNEIIEKNKQMNKEINFKEGQQNMVVVVNSKRIQQIDKEHYILDTNIVQIINDINTYLKREREYLNRKIGTHIDSTFKNPMYVTLYIYNNQILKDIIIQVINIIKNDFDNSIYKDIDENMLIKNMFILIYYLTSRPSKEWFDYWHRHMPSFNNKKSNYNVYNYLQIEKKDRKIFSNALKNDIYIKELQKRSNIIEQYQNGLQSLKCLLASKNFLTMLNEFRYNCQLFIDADYRGIEENEKVIEMQRRDCELVEQKRKLKEELQACREQSMEGEVDGQEDGQADGQADGQEDATEYEQQYGQEDDETNASDGNGVNDSNAGNLPKKKSIVRNKIVNIKKKIHEINEELLEISNFFLEDKKKREQLIHEYRGNITLVRNILTQVLGIRNPKGGSKDINLNNVHYAILQSILDKHSSLHLIIGEMKHLFDKEIKKYENEKNIHIPYLKQNTMKEIWEYVRLFYNVICYIDPIDLVKSLTYQKGKIMATKGGSAASTSGVGASTSGVGASTSGVGASTSGVGASTSGVGASDRCTNAKTSLGGRGTDGKRANARGSAPTRNYKRDHYENFSFDDLSFNIFEEEDSFKKYDILNIFDHKNLYKVQDFINTIVGINEEFEGVYDDGGCSSGVKCRDTYDRKGSKKDKRRSYDSSNGDIDDNANYHHAAFSKTDNRNYDGFNYCLKVFLNICIKDLRRCIMEYYNYQWDVKIILNIHAWIVTYYTNFYVYENRKRLNNARIRIRSSKEGETQRRKGNEENTPNSKRVESNIDEDKNCNSIYRSTVFISRIQMVLGMQMYIGENSLHSEFLCDTFHRIIKEEKMSKNSSKVILCCLRCLYADLNLINLHALSTDDNVKTICKSSLDYLLKRNILNTLSWVLKNFKVMSHEKNIFIYSLKCSLLIIQLLEKLGGTTYIVKESKRIYDEEEDEDEEEEYAYDREKGLMNHPNRSRAYGNRYGSRHGQNSDNKDQYHYNDSMERINVCDLVDEIYSGKIVNICMQILENFKRNSIHINDLIITYFEHLIKHKNNEYNFLLFLDVKYFLIFGNIMNDEQCYSCPQYYWIMNFFENIIGCFFKLWNNNYFLPTELFFSKDVNKNLSSLLSEKYMFSIFSNYNEGNDVYIYDELTKGTNINDIFVELNNRKRLEALEWSKEDVQNLKLYFKQFKHMHNFIPFISEMLNKSSNTVKNQLIYLNYIDKRGNVIDQHDYMASSSRSGSSRSGSSRSGSSRSWSSRSASSTASVSKLSYDPSKRRSRNVESSKSKLTKDYLKRKNKLPLLYTIYRLKKLNEPNEKDDSPLTSNEINCDICTVLGEINISLKSLYELKKLSKNKYFSNRALAFDIPLSMSRDLLEHPYFKKLLKLLGFIYNKHSNEWVLNENVDVDVFRKMIDKFEELHELPIEQLRERLSGVKKGESGEGNEQWDEYQDEQLNEPSDEQREDHMHDPKMKGEPDEEETRWSDKHAFMEEHELVMLHPAKVKGMFNLLKCMYEFFIANDDYCRMFFINLTNTIGDKYTNILDMKTKKEGEKDRISTDGDNTKEGENDTNKVVHLFDDVEMYRLYLNKEEKDLMNKCHKRDVFERILEYLGIYVYKSERLILSKHINEKKFFERIKVINDYKTLGVQDIQNLISKKEEEIREKKKRKSENGEEKQNGKGREDKGEKDGMIEREGKEKNPTAHQKFGFIKAVCEYLNYRHVTTKGAHNGKKEWEQQKMETQEEQEKYMQARMNEVYFGDDNMLNALYEKLNSWNNKRNKKKIDEDQNFLLDIKDILICTSIELNDHANDDTQDNNIASNNNYMTVMFPFFINICLSLKGKLAGDNNQLVKWVCDGIHKRWLRVMLKLFYNILFDSAYNTVGKLFSEYKNIKEILNDHSPDFLDAHRNDRKMKKNRRVEHLEEQVDLQVGAEGAAVDGGEGGQIKRADDGKIDQLKSLDAKAGLSEMHIIAEESDEKIKLNYMHSLSRNSDMKNDSVNELSNEINHFEFKQKRKIDHMTQVDFSHFAHFFKKRKLENVYINTYKKNRKDIIESLIRNKNIYQYKESDIINRVKQVVVKARQMASNGVHKSARLKDSMEIPRRRTENTFVVNTERNARCKISLSF